From a single Phragmites australis chromosome 7, lpPhrAust1.1, whole genome shotgun sequence genomic region:
- the LOC133924077 gene encoding exocyst complex component EXO70B1-like has protein sequence MSAPPSPPREGEEGVLPLPVPVPAAVAGDDKVLAAAQHIVKSLATSKNAADDMIRILSGFDHRLSFITSDLFPSPSPGLSDAAGGGGAEAEREEEPPSLAAFDAAEQLIHLWDTTPEVLVFEAPEDDAAHYLAAVDVAVDHLAAGGLAVSGRAGVAVQLAMARLEDELRHLMLRHAVPLDASGLYCSLRRLSLGSMDDLDTSSEFDPATPHSQEGAPDTARSASLAGNNPFDDQVFDLVRPDAVDELRAIADRMVRAGYASELVQVYCAIRRDLLDECLVVLGVERLSIDEVQRIEWKHLNDKMKKWVHGVKTVVRCLLTGERRLCDQVLAVSNELRDECFVESTKGCIMQIRNFGDAVAVCTRSPEKLSRILDMYEALAEVIPELKDLFFGSYGDDVIHDLEGVLERLGDAVKGTLLEFGKVLQQESSRRPMMAGEIHPMTRYVMNYLRLLVVYSDTLDTLLDDNGAGDVDHNFLHNGTDEDGEYLKSLTPLGRRLVKLISYLEVNLEEKSKLYEDGALQCIFSMNNTLYIVQKVKDSELGRILGDHWIRRRRGKIRQNSKSYLRNSWTKVLSYLKDDGHGSGSGSGSGSSSSKIKEKFKSFNLAFDEIYRSQTLWKVPDPQLREELKISISENVIPAYRAFTGRYGSLVDSGRNLGKYVKYTPEDLENHLSDLFEGSLGSANHSRRRS, from the coding sequence ATGtcggcgccgccgtcgcctccgcgggagggggaggagggcgTGCTCCCCCTCCCCGTGCCCGTGCCCGCCGCCGTGGCCGGCGACGACAAGGTCCTGGCCGCGGCGCAGCACATCGTCAAGTCCCTCGCCACGTCCAAGAACGCAGCCGACGACATGATCCGCATCCTCTCCGGGTTCGACCACCGCCTCTCCTTCATCACCTCCGACCTCTTCCCGTCCCCGTCGCCCGGCCTCTCCGACGcggcaggcggcggcggagcggaggccgagagggaggaggagccgcccTCGCTGGCCGCCTTCGACGCCGCGGAGCAGCTCATCCACCTCTGGGACACCACCCCGGAGGTGCTCGTCTTCgaggcccccgaggacgacgcCGCGCACTACCTCGCAGCTGTCGACGTCGCCGTCGaccacctcgccgccggcgggctcgCCGTCTCGGGCCGCGCCGGTGTCGCGGTCCAGCTCGCCATGGCGCGGCTCGAGGACGAGCTCCGCCACCTCATGCTCCGCCACGCGGTGCCGCTCGACGCCAGCGGGCTCTACTGTTCGCTGCGCCGCCTCTCGCTGGGGTCCATGGATGACCTCGACACCTCCTCCGAGTTCGATCCCGCCACCCCGCACAGCCAGGAGGGCGCGCCGGACACTGCCCGCAGCGCCAGCCTGGCGGGGAATAACCCCTTCGACGACCAGGTGTTCGACCTGGTGCGGCCAGATGCTGTGGATGAGCTGCGCGCTATCGCCGACCGGATGGTGCGGGCAGGTTATGCAAGTGAACTCGTGCAGGTGTACTGCGCCATCCGGCGCGACCTGCTTGATGAGTGCCTCGTGGTTCTTGGCGTTGAGCGGCTCAGCATCGATGAGGTGCAGCGCATCGAGTGGAAGCATCTGAATGACAAGATGAAGAAGTGGGTGCATGGGGTCAAGACGGTTGTCAGGTGCCTGCTGACTGGTGAGCGTCGGCTCTGCGACCAGGTGCTTGCTGTGTCCAATGAGCTCCGGGATGAGTGCTTTGTTGAGTCCACCAAGGGTTGCATCATGcagatccgtaacttcggggaTGCTGTGGCTGTGTGCACTCGCTCGCCGGAGAAGCTTTCCCGAATTCTTGACATGTATGAGGCACTTGCTGAGGTGATCCCTGAACTGAAGGACCTGTTCTTTGGGAGTTATGGGGATGATGTTATCCATGATTTGGAGGGGGTTCTTGAAAGGCTTGGTGATGCAGTGAAGGGTACTCTTCTTGAGTTTGGGAAGGTCCTACAGCAGGAGTCATCACGGCGGCCGATGATGGCTGGTGAGATCCATCCAATGACACGTTATGTAATGAACTATCTCAGGTTGTTGGTTGTTTACAGTGACACACTTGACACACTTTTGGATGACAATGGTGCTGGAGATGTAGATCATAATTTTTTACATAATGGCACCGATGAGGATGGAGAGTATCTGAAGAGCTTGACTCCACTTGGACGCCGTTTGGTTAAGCTGATATCTTACTTGGAGGTCAATTTGGAGGAAAAATCTAAACTTTATGAGGATGGTGCGCTGCAGTGCATATTTTCCATGAATAATACACTCTATATTGTCCAAAAGGTGAAGGATTCTGAGCTTGGGAGGATTTTAGGTGATCACTGGATACGGAGACGCCGTGGGAAGATCCGGCAAAATTCGAAGAGCTACCTTCGGAATTCGTGGACCAAAGTTTTGTCTTATTTAAAGGATGATGGACATGGCAGCGGCAGTGGAAGTGGCAGTGGGAGCTCAAGCtctaaaatcaaggaaaaattTAAGAGCTTCAACTTGGCCTTTGATGAGATATACAGGAGTCAAACACTCTGGAAGGTACCAGATCCTCAGCTCAGAGAAGAGCTCAAGATATCTATATCTGAAAATGTGATCCCAGCATATCGTGCTTTTACGGGAAGATATGGTAGTCTAGTGGATAGTGGAAGGAATTTGGGAAAATACGTAAAGTACACCCCAGAGGACTTGGAGAATCATCTATCTGATCTATTCGAAGGGTCACTAGGGTCTGCCAATCATTCCAGGAGAAGGTCGTAA